The window ACTAGCAGTAACACCAAAATGTTCTTCAATTGCTTTTACTAATTCATTTAGTTCTGTTAATTTCATATCTTCTAGGGAATCAATAATATCTTGTTTTGTTATTTTATTACCTTTTTTAACACTATCACTTTTTTCTTTAATTGTTTTTTCTTCGTTAATTTTATTTTCTATTTCTTCTTGTGTTTCTTTTTTTATTGGATTATTTTCTGCCATAATATAATTCTCTCCTTTTATTTTATTTTTATATATTGGTTTATTCTATTTACTTCTTATCAATAATGGCTTTAATTGCTAAAGCAACATTAATTAATGGACTAATAATTGCTGAAGCAAACATTGAAATAAGATCCTCTTTTGAAGGCAATGTGGCTAATACTTGTAATTCATCATATAACACTACTTCACCGTCAAAAATAGCACTTTTCAATACTAAATTTTTATGTTCCTTTGCAAACTTAGTTAATAATCTTGGGCCTACAATTTCATCGGTTGCCGAAAATACTAACGCATTAGGACCTAATAATATATCATCTAAATTAGTAATTTTTAACTCTTGTAA is drawn from Spiroplasma endosymbiont of Asaphidion curtum and contains these coding sequences:
- the rplJ gene encoding 50S ribosomal protein L10; the protein is MFKKLGRDGWMRPAKEIKSNIVQEIKTKIASSKSTTIIHYHGFSVQDLTNLKLQLRSENASLKIYKNTLVRRALQELKITNLDDILLGPNALVFSATDEIVGPRLLTKFAKEHKNLVLKSAIFDGEVVLYDELQVLATLPSKEDLISMFASAIISPLINVALAIKAIIDKK